From Balneola sp. MJW-20, the proteins below share one genomic window:
- a CDS encoding tetratricopeptide repeat protein, translated as MLLNVIIALLVWAGDPSPDIPLHYNQTTVQDADLANIRDQLKEADRLIDQGKVIEARQLITKSRREADSLGLKNAEKDLLLSYSVLYLAEQKYDSAMTATQQGLRMDLEDSLEVKYLNQLGTILRFQSDYVESLKAYNRAYNLAKELNDKDYTIGILQNMAVSYKGIGQLDRSIQHFTEALSYAREVQDTTLLIVVTNNIGDTYNDMEEFDKASVYLKESSELAALKGYQSDLLRVTTNLAISQSGLKRYEQALGLYQNALELSEEVRPGIPPFQIEYNLGQLYLEWGMPDSASKYFNASLEACLKYGIGQGIYYNNLGLAELSKNKGNNEMALLYLEDAYDLARESGSLNDIKESSGLLYELHKLMGDNSKALTYFEEKEQAEDSLSAISTQQAVAETEARLELVRQQTINERLEAEKAKQDAVLANQQVIIIAGAVIVLLIIAGMIYVIRSDRKVAKINRELRKQKEKLELASKEKDRLFAIIAHDMRSPLTSLQGFIYLLQSSELTKEEIDEITSELEISVQKNLNLMKDLLTWAKDQMAGLKIFLRDVDLRVVSDDVLQSNRFISNKKEICVTNNIPGETYLRADYDALEIILRNLMVNAIKFTPKGGKISLNLEQSNGSAVVSVSDTGIGIPEELREDIFEKFDGSRKGTQGEKGSGFGLNLSQQLAKKMGGRIYFESEVGKGSTFYIELRSAGH; from the coding sequence ATGCTCTTAAATGTAATCATTGCATTGCTGGTATGGGCAGGTGACCCTTCACCTGATATACCCCTTCATTACAATCAGACTACGGTACAGGATGCTGATCTGGCGAATATCCGGGATCAGCTGAAGGAGGCAGACCGTCTCATTGATCAGGGTAAGGTGATAGAGGCACGTCAGCTTATCACAAAAAGCCGCCGGGAGGCAGATTCCCTGGGGCTGAAGAATGCCGAAAAAGACCTTTTGCTGAGTTATTCTGTATTGTACCTGGCGGAGCAGAAGTATGATTCCGCGATGACGGCTACCCAGCAGGGACTGCGGATGGATCTGGAGGATTCCCTGGAAGTTAAGTATCTGAATCAGCTGGGTACCATTCTTCGTTTTCAGTCGGATTATGTGGAATCCCTGAAGGCGTACAATCGGGCCTATAACCTGGCTAAAGAGCTGAATGACAAAGATTATACCATCGGGATCCTGCAAAATATGGCAGTGTCCTATAAGGGGATCGGTCAGCTGGACCGCAGCATTCAGCATTTTACGGAAGCCCTCAGTTATGCCCGGGAAGTGCAGGACACCACCCTGCTGATCGTGGTGACCAACAATATCGGGGACACTTATAATGACATGGAGGAATTTGATAAGGCCTCGGTATACCTGAAAGAATCCAGTGAGCTGGCTGCTTTAAAAGGATATCAGAGTGATCTTTTGAGAGTTACCACCAATCTTGCGATCTCACAGTCCGGGCTGAAGCGCTATGAGCAGGCCCTGGGACTCTATCAGAATGCACTGGAACTGAGTGAAGAGGTCCGGCCCGGAATTCCTCCTTTTCAGATCGAGTATAATCTCGGGCAGTTATACCTGGAATGGGGAATGCCCGATTCTGCATCTAAGTATTTTAATGCTTCACTGGAGGCCTGTCTGAAATACGGTATCGGTCAGGGGATCTACTATAATAATCTGGGGCTGGCTGAACTCAGTAAGAATAAAGGGAATAATGAGATGGCACTTCTTTATCTGGAGGATGCCTATGACCTGGCCCGGGAGTCAGGTTCGCTCAATGACATTAAAGAAAGTTCGGGATTGCTCTACGAGCTCCATAAGCTGATGGGAGACAACAGTAAAGCACTGACCTATTTTGAGGAAAAGGAACAGGCCGAAGATTCGCTGAGTGCGATCTCCACCCAACAGGCGGTGGCAGAGACGGAAGCCCGGCTGGAACTGGTGCGGCAGCAGACCATTAATGAACGGCTGGAAGCTGAAAAAGCAAAGCAGGATGCGGTACTGGCCAATCAGCAGGTGATCATCATTGCCGGTGCAGTTATTGTACTGCTGATCATAGCAGGAATGATCTATGTGATACGGTCTGACCGCAAGGTGGCTAAGATCAACCGGGAACTGCGAAAACAGAAGGAGAAGCTGGAGCTGGCCAGTAAAGAAAAAGACCGCCTTTTCGCGATCATCGCCCATGATATGCGCTCACCTCTGACCTCTTTACAGGGATTTATCTACCTGCTGCAGTCATCTGAACTGACCAAAGAAGAGATCGATGAGATCACATCCGAACTGGAGATCTCCGTACAGAAGAACCTGAACCTGATGAAGGACCTGCTGACCTGGGCCAAGGATCAGATGGCGGGACTGAAGATCTTTCTCCGGGATGTGGACCTGAGGGTAGTTTCGGATGATGTATTACAATCAAACCGTTTTATCTCGAACAAAAAAGAGATCTGCGTAACCAATAATATTCCCGGCGAAACCTATCTGAGAGCAGACTATGATGCACTGGAGATCATTCTGCGTAATCTCATGGTGAATGCGATCAAGTTCACCCCCAAAGGCGGGAAGATCAGCCTGAACCTGGAGCAGAGCAATGGGTCTGCTGTGGTATCCGTCAGTGATACCGGGATAGGTATACCGGAAGAGCTTCGGGAAGATATCTTTGAGAAATTTGACGGATCCCGTAAAGGGACCCAGGGGGAAAAAGGGAGCGGCTTCGGTCTCAACCTGAGCCAGCAGCTGGCTAAGAAGATGGGAGGTCGTATTTATTTTGAATCCGAGGTAGGCAAGGGATCGACCTTTTATATTGAGCTGAGATCTGCAGGACATTGA
- a CDS encoding GIY-YIG nuclease family protein: MTHYFNYIVTNSRRSRFYIGTTADLWESLHRHKVRPVQGVSHAFFLDHLVWYEEQDWFLEAIRKEKEIKSMDRSALVGFIESKNPFWEDLSPGFVSLKLNDFLKQIHLN, encoded by the coding sequence ATGACGCACTACTTCAACTACATAGTGACCAACAGCCGAAGGAGCCGTTTCTATATCGGGACAACCGCTGACCTGTGGGAGAGCCTGCACCGGCATAAGGTCCGACCGGTTCAGGGTGTCAGTCACGCCTTTTTCCTGGATCACCTGGTATGGTATGAGGAACAGGACTGGTTCCTGGAAGCCATCCGGAAGGAGAAAGAGATCAAAAGTATGGACCGTTCTGCTTTAGTGGGCTTTATAGAATCCAAAAATCCTTTCTGGGAAGACCTGAGTCCCGGCTTTGTCAGCCTCAAACTGAATGACTTTCTGAAGCAGATACATTTGAATTGA
- a CDS encoding sterol desaturase family protein produces MEIKEEGQGRLFKSAFLEKFTKTSPKAAWTLYAIIGSVMLVFGFRLNPDISILAATGIIISGLFFWTFYEYLHHRYINHLDDYFPESDLACRIAYTLHGIHHEYPRDEERVVLPPAAWLLLAGAYTGLFWLAIGPLALLFCPGFLFGYLGYSMIHALVHKTHIPKPLRGLYRHHAIHHYKYPDKAYGVSTMFWDRVFRTMPPE; encoded by the coding sequence ATGGAGATCAAAGAAGAAGGTCAGGGAAGGTTATTTAAAAGTGCATTTCTGGAAAAGTTTACGAAGACCAGTCCGAAAGCAGCCTGGACGCTTTATGCCATAATAGGATCTGTGATGCTGGTATTCGGGTTCCGACTCAATCCGGATATCTCGATCCTTGCTGCTACAGGGATCATAATTAGCGGTCTGTTCTTCTGGACCTTCTATGAGTATCTGCATCACCGGTATATTAATCACCTGGATGACTACTTTCCGGAATCTGATCTTGCCTGCAGGATCGCTTATACCCTGCATGGTATTCATCATGAATATCCTCGGGATGAGGAGCGGGTGGTCCTTCCTCCGGCCGCATGGCTCCTGCTTGCCGGTGCCTATACCGGATTATTCTGGCTGGCTATCGGTCCGCTGGCATTACTGTTCTGCCCGGGCTTCCTGTTCGGCTATCTGGGTTATTCCATGATCCATGCGCTGGTTCATAAGACCCATATTCCCAAACCTCTTCGCGGACTCTACCGCCATCATGCCATTCACCATTATAAATATCCGGATAAAGCATACGGGGTTTCGACGATGTTCTGGGACCGCGTTTTCAGGACGATGCCGCCGGAGTGA
- a CDS encoding prolyl oligopeptidase family serine peptidase → MKKHVYFPFFLILMIAVQPLVLAQQKVLTIDDYTRWSQIRGTQISNNGQWMAYSLRPNGGDDTLHVTSLNNDTKYIIPNASGVVFSNDNKYAAYSISPDEDTRENLRSKNQPVHTKAELLDLSTGEKIQVERMNSMTFSEDGRFWAVHREKPDDDKSKHSGSDLVVRDLSTGVTQNYGNVSEFSFNKRSDHLAYLVDAAEMIGNGVYLKNLSTGSISALDSDSTRYRDLSWDDEDAHRSEWMNKGRSIAVLKGTKVDSLLHIDNTLMVFDPVTDPGRKLSLSTISIDAFEDEMVISEDRDLSWSSDGNLIMIGLKEQGPVIKVDRDTVANVDVFHWKDDRIQTVQERQANRDRNFTWLATYNTSNVKVTPVTRPGLKDAEISDHSRYMVVRDEEPYINDVNWGVSPADLYRVNILTGDRDQFASNIKRDMGYSPDGRYFLYQSATEQDTALIVYDLEEGTNTNISEASETLFMDMDHPYPHENPPFGIAGWTADGDYVIVNHKYDLWMLALDGSEATNITRGIGDEEEIRFRYLTMDPDEEYIDLSKDLMLTAFGKWTKKDGFYALRMGREPRELRFEDASFGRPMKARDADRVIVTRQTFVDFPDYYLTDTRFRRLNKVTDANPQQSEYAWGKRVLIEYENDRGIKLQGTLALPANYEEGKKYPMIVYFYEQMSDRHHQYSMPVYDDRPHMSTYASNGYLVLMPDNVYEEGRPGTSSLDCITAATQKVIDLGYADPDKIGLQGHSWGGYQSSFILTQTDMFATVVTGAPPTNLTGFYNNIYGNTGTNHHGIMEIGQVRMGRGVTPWTHREIYNRENPMFYVPDIETPFMILHGTADGAVDWSQGLEFYNAARRMGKEVVFLSYPDEPHHLRREANQIDFQIRMKQWFDHYVIGAPAADWMQNGIPYLEKRYLLPED, encoded by the coding sequence ATGAAAAAGCATGTATACTTCCCTTTCTTCCTGATCTTAATGATCGCTGTTCAGCCCCTGGTTCTGGCTCAGCAAAAAGTGTTAACGATTGATGATTATACCCGCTGGTCACAGATCCGTGGAACTCAGATCTCAAATAACGGTCAGTGGATGGCCTACAGCCTTCGCCCCAACGGAGGTGATGATACGCTTCATGTGACCTCCCTGAATAACGACACTAAATACATCATTCCCAATGCTTCAGGAGTCGTATTCAGCAATGACAATAAATATGCTGCTTATTCCATCTCTCCTGATGAGGACACCCGGGAGAATTTGAGATCGAAAAATCAGCCGGTACATACTAAAGCTGAATTACTCGACCTCAGCACTGGAGAGAAGATCCAGGTAGAACGAATGAACAGTATGACCTTTTCAGAAGACGGTCGTTTCTGGGCCGTTCACCGTGAGAAACCGGATGATGATAAGAGCAAACACAGCGGTTCCGACCTGGTGGTCCGGGATCTGAGTACCGGTGTAACACAGAACTACGGAAATGTATCCGAATTCAGTTTCAATAAGAGAAGTGACCATCTGGCTTACCTGGTGGATGCGGCCGAGATGATAGGTAACGGGGTATACCTGAAAAATCTGAGTACCGGAAGTATCTCAGCGCTCGACTCCGATTCCACCCGCTATCGGGACCTCAGCTGGGATGACGAAGATGCACACCGGTCCGAATGGATGAATAAAGGACGCAGTATTGCCGTACTAAAAGGTACCAAAGTGGACTCCCTCCTGCATATTGATAACACGCTGATGGTATTTGACCCTGTGACGGATCCCGGGCGGAAACTAAGCCTGAGCACCATCAGCATAGATGCCTTTGAAGATGAAATGGTCATCAGTGAAGACCGGGATCTGAGCTGGAGCAGTGACGGTAATCTTATCATGATCGGACTGAAAGAACAAGGTCCCGTGATCAAAGTGGACCGTGACACCGTAGCCAATGTGGATGTATTTCACTGGAAAGATGACCGCATTCAGACCGTACAGGAACGCCAGGCCAACAGAGACCGCAATTTCACCTGGCTGGCCACTTACAATACCTCGAATGTTAAAGTCACCCCGGTTACCCGCCCCGGACTCAAAGATGCGGAAATATCTGATCACAGCCGGTACATGGTGGTGCGTGACGAGGAGCCCTATATCAATGACGTGAACTGGGGAGTATCTCCGGCCGACCTGTACCGGGTCAATATCCTGACCGGAGACCGAGATCAGTTTGCCTCAAACATCAAGCGGGATATGGGCTACTCACCGGATGGGCGTTATTTCCTGTATCAGTCTGCCACAGAGCAGGATACTGCCCTGATAGTCTATGACCTGGAAGAAGGTACCAATACTAATATTTCAGAAGCCTCCGAAACCCTGTTCATGGATATGGATCATCCGTATCCGCACGAGAATCCTCCATTCGGCATTGCCGGATGGACCGCTGACGGAGACTACGTGATCGTGAATCATAAATACGATCTTTGGATGCTGGCGCTGGATGGTTCTGAAGCCACGAATATCACGCGCGGTATCGGTGATGAAGAGGAGATCCGTTTCCGCTACCTGACCATGGATCCCGATGAAGAATATATCGATCTCTCAAAAGACCTGATGCTGACGGCATTCGGTAAATGGACCAAAAAAGATGGCTTCTATGCGCTGAGAATGGGCCGAGAACCCCGCGAACTTCGTTTCGAGGATGCCAGTTTCGGACGACCCATGAAAGCCAGAGATGCCGACCGGGTAATAGTGACCCGCCAGACCTTTGTGGATTTTCCGGATTATTACCTGACAGACACCCGTTTCCGAAGACTGAATAAGGTCACAGATGCTAATCCCCAGCAGTCTGAATATGCATGGGGTAAGCGGGTCCTGATCGAATATGAAAACGACCGGGGCATTAAACTGCAGGGAACCCTGGCACTGCCGGCCAATTACGAGGAAGGAAAGAAATACCCGATGATCGTTTATTTCTACGAACAGATGTCTGACCGTCACCATCAGTATTCCATGCCGGTGTATGATGACCGCCCGCATATGTCGACCTATGCCAGTAACGGATACCTGGTACTGATGCCCGATAACGTGTATGAAGAAGGACGTCCCGGCACTTCTTCGCTGGATTGTATCACGGCAGCCACGCAGAAAGTGATCGACCTCGGTTATGCTGATCCCGACAAGATCGGGTTGCAGGGCCACAGCTGGGGAGGCTATCAGTCTTCTTTTATCCTGACGCAAACGGATATGTTCGCAACCGTGGTCACCGGAGCACCCCCCACTAATCTGACCGGCTTCTACAATAATATTTACGGAAATACCGGGACCAATCACCATGGTATTATGGAGATCGGACAGGTGCGTATGGGTCGCGGAGTGACTCCCTGGACTCACCGTGAGATCTACAATCGTGAAAACCCGATGTTCTATGTACCGGACATCGAAACGCCCTTTATGATCCTGCACGGAACCGCCGACGGTGCTGTAGACTGGAGTCAGGGACTGGAATTCTACAACGCTGCCCGCCGAATGGGCAAGGAAGTGGTCTTTCTCTCCTACCCGGACGAACCGCATCATCTCCGCAGGGAAGCCAACCAGATCGATTTCCAGATCCGTATGAAACAGTGGTTTGATCACTACGTCATCGGAGCCCCTGCAGCCGACTGGATGCAGAACGGAATACCGTATCTGGAAAAAAGGTATCTGTTGCCGGAGGATTGA
- a CDS encoding amidohydrolase family protein, protein MKIRSLLLSLFFLLLMTISASAQRTIIHAGTLIDGKSDRAMTNMSIVVEENRIVAMSEGFMTGDDGDRIIDLRDKTVMPGLIDLHVHLEGETSPTRYLDAFTLNPADIAFRSSSYAKTTLMAGFTTVRDVGGSGVNIALRDAINQGYTVGPRVYTVGNSLATTGGHADPTNGYRFDLMGAPGPTEGVINGVADAREAVRQRYKNGADHIKITATGGVLSVAKSGDAPQFFMDELDAIVQTAKEYGMHVAAHAHGAEGMKRAVEAGVLTIEHGTKMTTEVMDLMIEKGTYYVPTITAGKWVAEKAQIDGYYPPLVVPKALEIGPMIQNTFKQAYERGVKIAFGTDAAVFPHGQNGKEFAYMAEAGMPVMETLKSATLTAATVLGIQDKLGTIEAGKLADIVATDGNPLEDVSVMESVSFVMKDGVVYKLER, encoded by the coding sequence ATGAAAATCCGATCCCTTCTGCTTTCCCTGTTCTTTTTACTTTTAATGACGATCTCGGCTTCTGCACAGCGAACCATTATTCATGCCGGTACACTGATCGACGGGAAATCGGACCGGGCAATGACAAATATGAGCATAGTAGTAGAAGAAAACCGGATCGTTGCTATGAGTGAAGGGTTTATGACCGGAGATGACGGTGACCGTATCATTGATCTGCGCGACAAAACGGTAATGCCCGGACTCATCGATCTGCATGTTCATCTGGAAGGAGAAACCAGTCCGACCCGCTACCTGGATGCATTCACTCTAAACCCTGCAGATATCGCTTTTCGATCTTCCAGCTATGCCAAGACCACTCTCATGGCCGGATTTACCACAGTCCGGGATGTTGGCGGAAGTGGTGTAAATATCGCTCTCAGAGATGCGATCAATCAAGGATATACGGTCGGACCCAGAGTTTATACCGTGGGAAATTCCCTGGCCACTACCGGCGGACATGCAGATCCTACCAATGGCTATCGCTTTGACCTGATGGGTGCTCCCGGTCCGACAGAAGGCGTGATCAACGGAGTTGCAGATGCTCGCGAAGCGGTCCGGCAAAGGTATAAAAATGGTGCCGATCATATCAAGATAACAGCTACCGGAGGAGTGCTCAGTGTTGCTAAGTCCGGTGATGCTCCGCAGTTCTTTATGGATGAACTGGACGCCATCGTTCAGACTGCCAAAGAATACGGGATGCACGTTGCCGCTCATGCTCATGGTGCCGAAGGAATGAAGCGGGCCGTTGAAGCCGGAGTGCTGACCATCGAGCACGGCACCAAGATGACCACTGAGGTCATGGACCTGATGATCGAAAAAGGAACCTATTACGTACCGACCATCACCGCCGGAAAATGGGTAGCTGAAAAAGCACAGATCGACGGATATTATCCGCCATTGGTGGTTCCTAAAGCACTGGAGATCGGACCGATGATACAAAACACCTTTAAGCAGGCCTATGAACGAGGAGTCAAAATTGCTTTCGGAACGGATGCAGCCGTTTTCCCCCATGGCCAGAATGGTAAAGAGTTTGCTTATATGGCTGAGGCCGGTATGCCGGTGATGGAGACCCTCAAGAGTGCAACCCTCACCGCCGCCACTGTTCTTGGAATACAGGATAAACTGGGCACGATCGAAGCCGGAAAGCTGGCTGATATCGTCGCGACTGATGGGAATCCCCTGGAGGATGTTTCGGTCATGGAAAGCGTGAGCTTTGTGATGAAAGACGGGGTTGTTTATAAGCTGGAGCGATAA
- a CDS encoding alpha/beta hydrolase produces the protein MNRSNLLNLAFIFSAASLLALTSCKDDPASEFCSTGDPDCISSLYRGTFENGIIYDLYLPPKYDESEAYPLMIFNDGEVIFGSGSWELDTILDDMITNELIEPVIVLALFSMGNRNDWYVPYDDSWITQNWGPYSPRASEYADMVINEILPAMEADYPLDLSRTGIAGVSLGGLVSTWMGLKYPETFKYSASLSGSFWVADYEIFNEVTESYDDGQEFWFDIGTGEWNYYVPLYKALDEAGVEPGERSFYYEDKDAVHSDLYWINRIKYPLQLFYGTSEALPSSMEVLLECIPSFTQSGLKFRRMNPVITTTNAVKYSLAHAASYTLKVGSAELGTEGSFLNDPATEVRVQVDYLDFSEEVVIPMGFCR, from the coding sequence ATGAACCGATCAAACCTGCTCAACCTGGCTTTCATCTTTTCTGCAGCCTCACTTCTGGCTCTTACGTCCTGTAAAGACGATCCTGCTTCTGAATTCTGCAGTACCGGAGATCCTGACTGCATATCTAGCCTATACCGGGGTACATTTGAGAACGGGATCATATACGATCTCTATCTGCCTCCGAAATACGATGAATCTGAAGCCTATCCCTTAATGATCTTTAATGACGGAGAAGTGATATTCGGTTCTGGAAGCTGGGAACTTGATACTATACTGGATGATATGATCACCAATGAGCTCATAGAGCCTGTGATCGTGCTTGCTCTTTTCTCAATGGGAAACCGGAACGACTGGTATGTTCCCTATGATGACTCCTGGATCACTCAAAACTGGGGACCTTACTCTCCACGGGCATCTGAATATGCTGATATGGTGATCAATGAGATCCTGCCGGCCATGGAAGCAGATTATCCTTTGGATCTGAGCCGAACCGGGATCGCAGGAGTGTCACTTGGCGGGCTCGTGTCAACCTGGATGGGACTTAAGTATCCAGAAACTTTTAAATATTCCGCCAGTCTGTCCGGATCCTTCTGGGTAGCTGATTATGAGATCTTCAATGAAGTAACTGAAAGCTATGATGACGGACAGGAATTCTGGTTTGATATTGGTACCGGCGAGTGGAATTACTATGTACCTCTCTATAAGGCACTCGATGAAGCGGGTGTAGAACCCGGTGAGCGCAGTTTTTATTATGAAGACAAAGACGCCGTACATTCCGATCTATACTGGATCAACAGGATCAAATATCCGCTGCAATTATTCTATGGAACCTCTGAAGCCCTGCCCTCATCTATGGAAGTTCTGCTGGAATGTATTCCAAGCTTTACTCAATCGGGACTTAAGTTCAGGCGAATGAATCCCGTGATCACCACCACTAATGCCGTAAAGTATTCCCTGGCTCATGCTGCTTCTTATACACTGAAGGTGGGCTCGGCGGAACTGGGTACCGAAGGAAGCTTCCTGAATGATCCGGCTACCGAGGTGAGGGTTCAGGTAGACTATCTTGATTTCAGTGAAGAGGTGGTTATTCCCATGGGCTTTTGCCGCTAA
- a CDS encoding PAS domain-containing protein, whose translation MNILLLEDNKYDKELLELQLRKEGLTFSISHVTDRRSYLEMLDNEFDIILADYSIPGYDAIAALEEARSRNDLIPFIIVSGTIDTDKAVSLIVDHGINDYILKDHLHRLKPSILRELQSYKTKIDFRKTQEELKKHTQELQKLSLVASNTQTGVIITDKNGYIEWINDSFTRITGFSRDEVIGIKPGHLLQGEETDRNTIIYIRESLKENIPFTTEIINYHKNGTPYWIRLNIAPVFNDQKELTNYIGVQEEITDQKTLENSLKHNLLRLRRAQRDAEIGDWSFDVRSKKIYWSDQLYQIFERDQTLGPPALNTLLNETFHALSSENLRKAVKRAIDHGESYELELSAIINGEKKFFSAIGKPTEIIDDKVTQLSGTLQDITKRKNAELDALKAHKELSNVADNVDGAVFQYILHPDGKDEVTFVSKGVKPIYEVEPEKALEDVNSVWDCVAKNDSALLREAIQKSAETLDKLECQYKIKTARTGTFKHLKVVGTPKKLQNGAFIWNMVSYDITNLIEVQDQLIQTLNEKDTLLKELHHRVKNNLAILSGLLQLEQFAHGEDKVLQKAVNRIQSIATVHELLYSSDAMNKVHIDDYIAALIEQIRTSYKVSDEIHFNFDVKIRDLNINEAIPLGLLINELITNSIKHALTEDGEIQIIVQASDIHPEKHEFIYRDSGDGFHTSHTGGKTLGLELIHTLLQNLDAEYEFITEGKLELKACFLPKTAGAHGHQLGIQNSTDRLIN comes from the coding sequence TTGAATATTCTGCTATTAGAAGATAATAAGTATGACAAAGAGCTATTAGAGCTTCAGCTCCGAAAGGAAGGACTGACGTTTAGTATAAGTCATGTAACTGACCGGCGATCTTATCTTGAGATGCTGGATAATGAATTTGACATCATACTTGCCGATTATTCAATACCAGGTTATGATGCAATTGCAGCACTTGAAGAAGCCCGTTCCAGAAATGATCTCATCCCATTCATTATTGTATCAGGTACCATCGATACAGATAAAGCCGTTTCACTTATCGTTGATCACGGTATCAATGACTACATTCTCAAAGACCACCTGCACCGTCTTAAGCCTTCCATCCTGCGAGAATTACAGTCTTACAAGACCAAAATCGATTTCAGAAAAACACAGGAAGAACTAAAAAAGCATACGCAGGAATTACAAAAATTATCGTTGGTAGCCAGTAATACTCAGACCGGCGTAATCATCACCGATAAAAACGGATATATCGAGTGGATCAATGACAGCTTTACTCGGATCACCGGATTTTCCAGGGACGAGGTTATTGGTATTAAACCGGGACATCTGCTGCAGGGAGAGGAAACCGATCGTAATACCATCATCTATATTCGGGAGAGCCTGAAAGAAAACATCCCTTTTACTACCGAGATCATTAATTACCACAAGAACGGTACCCCCTATTGGATCAGACTAAATATTGCTCCGGTATTCAATGATCAAAAGGAGTTAACCAATTATATTGGTGTTCAGGAAGAGATCACAGATCAAAAAACTCTCGAAAACTCACTGAAGCACAATCTCCTTCGTCTGCGCAGAGCTCAGCGGGATGCTGAGATTGGCGACTGGAGTTTTGACGTTAGAAGCAAAAAGATATACTGGAGTGATCAGTTATATCAGATCTTTGAAAGAGATCAGACCCTGGGACCGCCCGCTCTGAACACCCTTTTGAATGAAACCTTTCATGCCCTGAGCAGTGAAAATCTTCGGAAAGCTGTAAAACGAGCCATTGATCATGGAGAATCGTACGAACTGGAGTTATCTGCTATTATTAATGGAGAAAAGAAGTTCTTCTCTGCAATCGGAAAGCCAACAGAGATCATAGATGATAAAGTAACTCAGCTTAGCGGTACACTACAGGACATCACCAAGAGGAAAAATGCAGAGCTGGATGCGCTAAAGGCTCATAAGGAATTATCAAATGTTGCTGATAATGTGGATGGTGCTGTGTTCCAATATATTCTCCATCCTGACGGGAAAGATGAAGTAACCTTTGTTAGTAAGGGAGTCAAACCGATCTATGAAGTAGAACCCGAAAAAGCATTGGAAGATGTAAACAGCGTCTGGGACTGTGTTGCTAAAAATGATAGTGCACTGCTAAGGGAAGCTATCCAAAAGTCAGCAGAAACACTTGATAAACTGGAGTGTCAATATAAGATCAAAACAGCAAGAACCGGGACTTTCAAACATCTTAAAGTGGTAGGTACTCCCAAAAAACTCCAAAACGGGGCTTTCATTTGGAATATGGTATCCTATGATATTACCAATCTGATAGAGGTACAGGATCAGCTCATTCAAACACTTAATGAAAAAGATACGCTGCTCAAGGAATTACATCACAGAGTGAAAAATAACCTCGCTATCCTTTCAGGATTACTGCAACTAGAGCAATTTGCACATGGTGAAGATAAGGTGCTCCAGAAAGCAGTTAATCGAATACAGTCTATTGCTACCGTTCATGAATTGTTATACAGTTCGGATGCTATGAACAAGGTCCATATTGACGATTATATAGCAGCACTGATAGAACAGATCAGGACTTCTTATAAGGTCAGTGATGAGATCCATTTTAATTTCGATGTCAAGATCAGAGATCTGAATATTAACGAAGCTATACCCCTTGGTCTACTGATAAATGAACTGATCACTAATTCGATTAAGCATGCACTAACAGAAGACGGTGAAATTCAGATCATTGTACAAGCCTCTGACATTCACCCTGAAAAGCACGAATTTATTTACAGAGATTCCGGAGATGGATTTCATACCTCGCATACCGGAGGAAAAACGCTTGGTCTCGAATTAATTCATACCCTCCTGCAAAACCTGGATGCTGAATATGAATTTATTACTGAAGGTAAGCTGGAACTAAAAGCCTGCTTTCTGCCAAAGACAGCGGGTGCCCATGGACATCAATTAGGGATTCAAAACAGTACCGATCGTCTAATTAATTGA